The proteins below are encoded in one region of Ostrea edulis chromosome 3, xbOstEdul1.1, whole genome shotgun sequence:
- the LOC125674416 gene encoding cytochrome b-245 heavy chain-like, with protein MARILNDLPRWIVITVWLIANLAYFVVTYFRFLQIDYDYTNLILGPALPWARASAACLNLNCMLILLPVCRNLLSAIRGSFQRCCNRNIRRQLDKHITFHRYIAYMICIHTAIHLGAHIFNVERYREAYNSRDAANRELLAKLSSYRDNPSVGTTYLNFIDSANSDAVKEALKTLSGVSGVVITLILIVMVSSATELIRRSYFEIFWFTHHLFIIFFIGVIVHGFQGIVRRQSNVAEHNPQQCMNSSRTWGTPGGCTNPQFVGLEPNAWKWVLGPLVIYFIERVVRFWRSTQKVVISKVVHHPSKVYELQMKKKGFKMGPGQYIFLHCPSISSLEWHPFTLTSAPEDDFFSVHIRRAGDWTDALAKACYVDEGEFQSSRKMPRLAVDGPFGTATEDIFWYEVDVFVAGGIGVTPFASILRHIWHKHKESQADMKLRKVYFYWVCPDTNSFEWINDLLKNFDEQMAEDGHSEFLSYFIYLTRGWDKNQAQNIILHEHEDVDPVTGLAQKTHYGRPNWDKIFQDLSKNHPSTSIGVFFCGPGALSMTLHKMCNKHSNVGGTKFFYNKENF; from the exons CCTGCCCTGCCGTGGGCCCGAGCCAGTGCAGCCTGTCTCAATCTCAACTGTATGCTCATACTGCTCCCAGTGTGCAGGAATCTACTGTCAGCCATTAGAGGATCCTTCCAG AGATGCTGTAATAGAAACATTCGTCGTCAGCTGGATAAACACATCACATTTCATCGATATATAGCCTACATGATTTGTATTCACACAG CAATACATTTGGGAGCACATATATTTAATGTGGAGCGATACAGAGAAGCCTATAACAGTAGGGATGCAGCCAATCGAGAATTATTAGCCAAGCTAAGCTCATATCGGGACAATCCAAGTGTTGGCACAACATATCTCAACTTTATTGATTCAGCTAACTCG GATGCTGTGAAGGAGGCTTTAAAAACACTGTCTGGTGTATCGGGTGTTGTCATCACACTCATTCTCATAGTCATGGTCTCTTCAGCAACTGAACTCATCAG ACGTTCTTACTTTGAGATTTTCTGGTTTACTCATCACCTTTTCATCATCTTTTTCATCGGCGTCATCGTACATGGCTTCCA AGGAATAGTGCGAAGACAGAGCAATGTAGCTGAACACAACCCCCAGCAGTGTATGAATTCCTCACGTACCTGGGGGACGCCAGGGGGGTGTACTAACCCCCAGTTTGTTGGTCTGGAGCCCAAT gcCTGGAAGTGGGTTTTGGGGCCACTGGTGATTTATTTCATAGAAAGAGTAGTCAGATTCTGGAGAAGTACCCAGAAAGTAGTGATTTCCAAG GTGGTGCATCATCCATCCAAAGTGTATGAGCTGCAGATGAAGAAGAAGGGGTTTAAGATGGGCCCCGGGCAGTACATATTCCTGCATTGTCCCAGCATCTCTAGTCTGGAGTGGCATCCCTTCACTCTCACCTCG GCCCCGGAGGATGACTTTTTCTCTGTCCACATCCGGCGAGCAGGTGATTGGACGGACGCTTTAGCAAAGGCTTGTTATGTTGATGAAGGAGAGTTCCAATCTTCACGTAAAATGCCAAG ATTAGCTGTGGATGGTCCATTTGGAACAGCTACGGAG GACATCTTCTGGTACGAGGTGGATGTGTTTGTGGCGGGGGGAATCGGAGTCACTCCCTTTGCCTCCATTCTGAGACATATCTG GCACAAACACAAAGAGTCCCAGGCAGACATGAAGCTCAGGAAGGTGTATTTTTACTGGGTATGTCCGGACACAAACTCGTTTGAGTGGATTAATGATCTCCTGAAGAACTTTGATGAGCAGATGGCTGAAGATGGACACAGCGAGTTCCTCAgttacttcatttacctgacCAGGGGCTGGGACAAAAACCAA GCCCAAAATATCATTCTCCATGAACATGAAGATGTAGATCCGGTGACAGGGCTGGCCCAAAAGACGCACTATGGACGACCCAACTGGGACAAAATATTCCAGGACCTTTCTAAAAATCACCCAAG CACCAGCATCGGGGTGTTTTTCTGTGGACCAGGTGCTCTCTCAATGACACTGCACAAAATGTGCAACAAGCACTCCAATGTGGGCGGGACCAAGTTCTTCTACAACAAAGAAAACTTCTGA